The proteins below come from a single Eptesicus fuscus isolate TK198812 chromosome 5, DD_ASM_mEF_20220401, whole genome shotgun sequence genomic window:
- the INAFM2 gene encoding putative transmembrane protein INAFM2 — MKERDAAPSERGKPATYTGDKKAKMAAKTNKKWVRLATVFAYVLSVSLAAIVLAVYYSLIWQPVGAGTSGGAAGPPPGGSNATGQSGTSGAAAGPNATGSSRREAPRDAPPLQAAGPPPPEPPADSPLAGPPERARGPEEDEEEAAAPGSR, encoded by the coding sequence ATGAAGGAGCGCGACGCGGCCCCGTCCGAGCGGGGCAAGCCGGCCACCTACACCGGGGACAAGAAGGCGAAGATGGCGGCCAAGACCAACAAGAAGTGGGTCCGGCTCGCCACCGTGTTCGCCTACGTGCTCTCCGTGTCGCTGGCAGCCATCGTGCTGGCCGTCTACTACAGCCTCATCTGGCAGCCGGTGGGCGCCGGGACCTCGGGGGGAGCCGCCGGCCCGCCCCCCGGCGGCTCCAACGCCACCGGCCAGTCCGGGACCTCGGGGGCGGCCGCGGGGCCCAACGCCACCGGGTCGTCCCGCCGCGAGGCGCCGCGCGACGCGCCCCCGCTGCAGGCGGCCGGGCCCCCGCCGCCCGAGCCCCCCGCCGACAGCCCCCTGGCCGGGCCGCCGGAGCGGGCGCGGGGGccggaggaggacgaggaggaagcGGCGGCGCCCGGGAGCCGATGA